The genomic stretch CCCTAGCAGGCCAGGTGTTTCAGCCGCCAGCAGTGCTGCAGGTAGCGGAACCCGTGTCTGTGGTGGGGCCAGCTGCAGGTGGCCTCAGTGGTGGACTCCAAGGTGTGCTCCAAGGAGGACATGGATTGGCAGGAGGCGGGCAGCTTGGGCACCGAGGTGCTGCTGGTGGCTTTTGTTGTGGGCTGTTTCTGATGCCGTCTGCTGGACTTGGGGGCTGAGGCCCCTGGTCCATCGGGGGTCTTGTTGGGCGGCTGAGGGGGCATGGTGGTGCCACTGGGAGACCGCACAAGGGGGGGTCCCTGGCTGGAGGAGGTGCTGCGACGCTGCGCGGAGCCTGAGGACTGGCGGGCCGTCTGGGAAGGGCCTGAGGAAGTGATGGAGGGCCGGGCGCGCTGCTGGCCGTGGACCTGGGGCTGTCGGGGGGACTGGGACTGCCCGGGAGcctggggctgccctggggcCCGGGGCTGGGTGGAGGAGTTGGCTCGAGACCGAAGCCCACCCCGGAGCTTGCCGGGCAGCTGGGTGCCATTGCCAGAGCCAGTGGCGGGGGATTGAGGCTGAGAGTGGCCCAAGTTGGTGGAGCTCCTGAGGGCTGGCTTGCTTGGGGacgaggggctggtggtgggctCCACTGGGGAGCCGGCTGGGGAATCCACGGAGGACTTGGAGTGTAACGCGTCCTCCAGCTGGCCGGCCGGCTTTTCTGCACAGGGCCTGGGCAGGGACTTCACCTGTTCTTCTGGAGCTGAGTCACGCTTGCTCTGGCTGTGGAGAGAGCACCCTGGGGGTGAGTGAGGCGGGCCTGGCTGTGTCCAGGGGCCCAAGGGCTGCGCTAAGCCGGTGGAGACCGGGACAGAGGCTGCTGAGGACTGCCGGGGGGCCAGCTTCACTTGAGCGGCCAGCGGCCGGCCTtggcagggagagaggcaggtgcaggcgcacgcacgcgcgcacacacgcacgcgcgcacacacgcacgcgcgcacacacgcacgcgcccCTACCTCCCAGGGGCGGGCATTACGTACAGTCGGCTCCGagggcagtgaggggcccactGCCACAGCCGCCGGGGTGATGAGAGCCCGGCTGCGGGCCAGGGCCTGCAGGACTGGTTCCGGAGAGCGAAGGAGAGAGAGGCGGACAGTGAGAGGGGAAGATTTAGCGAGCACCCCGCGGAGGTGGTCCAGACGCCAGACAGAGGCCAGTCAGAGTCAGGAGGACAGCAGGCAGGAATGAAGGTGAGTGGGGCAGGGGGAGccgggagacagacagacagacagagaccgGAGAGACAGACACCCCTCGCCCTGCGAGCACGCACTGTCCCTTGTTATTCCGGCTGCCACGTCCAGGGCCCGCCCGCTGAGGTCGCTTATGATGCTGTCCACGGCCTCGTGATGCTTCATGAACAGCGGACGTATGACGCGATGATACAGCATGTGAGCCCCGTTCCAGGGGCCGGGAACCATGCAGAACAACAGGAAGGCGCACTGCGGACACAGGGCAGGAGTTACACTCGGCCCCCGCTCTGTGCCTCGGGTTGCGGGGGGGTCTCCTCCATCAGACGCTGGGCTGGGGTGCACCTGGCCACACTCATCAGACACCTCTGTGGATGGGCCTGGCCTCCCCATCAGACACCCTTGGGGATGGGCCTGGCCTCCCCCGTCAGACACCCCGGGTACCCGCTCCTGGGAACCCCAGCCGCCACGGTGTGTCCCGAGTGGTGCCCACCTTGCCCACGTAGTAGAAAGGGAACCAGGACAGGAGTAGATCGCTGAAGAACTCGGCCAGCCCAAACAGGCCGTACACCACCCAGTAGGTGAGCCACACAGTGTCGTCGTCTTTGCTTGGGCTCTCGATAGCTTTGATCCTGGGGGAGGCGAGGCAGGGTCAGGGGCTGCTCAGAGCCCCAGACGCCCCCCCCAGCGCCCCCAAACCAGCGGGCACTCACGAAGCATATGCGGGGTATGCAAAGCCGATGAGATTGCACAGCAGAGACGCCCCGTGCCCGAACAGAAGATACAGGCTTAGCAGAGTGGCGGCTCCTGCGGAGAGAGGGGGCTGGGTGTGGGCTGCACGTGCTGAGCCCAGTCTCCAGAGCCCCCTTGGCCTGGCCCATGCAGCCTGCATCCATCACTCCTCCCAGAAGCCTCGGCGGCCGCTCTAGGAGAGGTTATTGCCCTGCAGCACCTGGGCAACCCTCATCGTGGCCCTGAACCCCACTAACATGTCAGTCTCCGCCACGGGACTGTGAGCTCCCCAAGGGCAGGCTGGCACCTCAGGACTGGTCTGTACCGAGTGGCTGCTccgtgtttgttgaatgaatatgtgaTCTCTGCAATTATAACCACCTCACTCTGGGTCCTATAGGAGGGACTGAGCACAAGAGGCTAGAGTTTGAATATAAGTAAATGGGAGAAAAACCAAGACATGATTCCTGGACAGCGGAGAAAGGCAACAATTTCTAACTTTTTTCTTAGTCCAGGGTCTCTTCCCCTCACCACTGCCGACTCTGGGGCGGGGGGAACCACCCTGGGCACTGCGTCTGGGGTGTGGGGCAGCATCCCTGGAACCCACCCACTTGATGCCAGGAGCCCCCCACAGTCGTGACCATCAGATGTCCCCAGACATCGCCCGGTGTCTCCTGGGGGCTGCACAGCCCCCTCTGAGAGCCCTTGTCTTAGTGGGAGGATGCAAAGCACCGTATTGAGAGTCCCCCTGACTGAGGAGAGCTCTCACCCACTACAAGACACCTAGCAAGTGTCTCTCTGCttgcagcctcagtttccccaactgtcaGTGGGGCGGGTAGTGGCCCTGTCTCCTAGGGCTGCTGTGGGGTTAGCTAAACAAGACTCAGTAGAAGGGACCCCGCCCTACACGTCTAGGGAACCCCTTCCGGGGGCCCAAGCACACTCCCAGCAATGAGGGCTCAGAGGAGAACGGTGTGGGGGATGGGGGCCGGGAGCGTTAGCCACTCTGAAATCGTAATGGTCGCTGCTGCATTTATGAAGCACTTCTTGTGTGCAGGTCTCTGTCCCGCCCTGCTCTGTCTCATTCAACAGCCAGGATGAAacagaagctgggggtgggggtggcggaaGAGGCTCATGCTCGATCACTCGGGGAGCCTCTGGCTCCTGGGAGCATTTACagcctcttcccccacctccaggctGTTAtctgcagagagagacagaggccacTAGTGGACCAAAGGGCAGagtcccctccaccctcccctccacatGCATTAGCCTTTATCCCGGGGGTCTGGggtcaggagagggagggaaatccCCAGCTGGCCCTAGGAGGCCTGGTCATTgcttcttctgggtttcctcctCGGTTACCTTGGAGGGGGTATTTTGTCCGTCTCAGGCCGGTAGGGCCCAAGGGTTCCAACAtctgggagagggggtgggggaaagggcaCCTCTTCCCTGGCGATTGCTGCTAGTTGGGGAGAAGTAGCTCTCTCAGAGCCCCTCTCCGCTCAATCCCTATTCCTGCAGCCTCAGCAAAGGGAGGATGACCTTGGACATGGGCGGGGACAGTCCAATCAGCAGCagatggggcgggggtggggtgtgggtggaTGCTCCAGacagggcagacagcaggggcagcctcccactccaggcctcagtttcctccctgtgACCCCCCCAGCCTACCCAGCAGGCCCCTCCCAACAGGCCCCTCCCCTGTGTTCTATGACCTAAATTCCCCGCCCACTGGTCTCAGGGATGTTGAAAACCAGGCAGGAGGTCAAGGGCTTGCTCCCAGGGGCAGGTCCCTGGCTGACCCGACACAGATTGGGCACCAGGAACCTGGGGGGACAGGTTTTGGACCTTCCTGGGGCTGTCTGGCATGGGAATCCCCCAGCTGGCAGGGAAATGGGAGGAAAGTGGACTCCAAGGATCTGTACACAGATGCTCAAAACACGTGGCATGTCCTCAGCCAGAGCTGCCCCCCAGTGTCCGGACAAAGTGTCCTGTGATTCATTCCAggggggcttcctggaagaggtggcagAGGGCAGTAGGGTCTGAAGCACCAAAAAAGAGGGGAGGCACTTAAGGGACACTTACTGGACAGTTTCAGGGGGTGGCAGGGGCCACCCAAGGTCATTGAGGAAGAAAGGCAGAGGAGGGACTGGAATGGAAGTGACAGTTGGGGTGGCTGGACCTCCCTCTCCGTGGGCCCCATCCAACCTTTCTGCAACCCCACCACAGCAGTCAAACAACCCAATTCcggacaggggaggggagagggcaggccaAGGGCGGGGGTAGGGGGTGATATTAGCAGGAAAACAACCTGAGGGGAGGTGGGCGTGATCCTTCCCCTCCACGTCTGGAGCATCCCCTGGGAAAACGGGAAGATCTCTACACTTGCTTCCTTGCTGGAGTCCATCCGGGAAGAGGGTGGCAAGACTGGCAGGGCACTGGCTGCCTACCTGCCCCGTCCTCCCCCGGGGCCAGCAGGACAACTGGAAGAACCGGACTTCTGCCTGGCGGGCACCCATGGCccggagggagggggcagaggacagCTGCGGGGCCGAGAGAGAGGGTGGTCCTCGACCGAGGTCGCacagcgggggcggggaggggctgcgGGTAGACACAGGTCCCGGTCCACGACCCCTCCCCAGGATCTCAGTCTCCTCCCTGAATTGTGGGCGCACCCCGCCGCCTGAGCTGGACCCCGCGGCCGGAGCTGGCCGGAGGGTGCAGGTCCGAGGCCCCGGTGGCCCAGGGCCTCAGTGTGCCCGTCGGAGAAATGGGGAGGCGGCCCCGAGAGCCCCCCGACGGCTCACCCGCGGCCAAGTACCGCTTGTCGACACCGGTCTTGGCTTCGAGCGCCCCTAGCGCTTCGGTGGCCAAATTCCTCTGTTCCAGAAAGCGCTCGAAGCGCTGGCGCAGGCCATCCATGGCACCGGCGGGCCCGGGGCTGGCAGCTTGAACTTGACCGCCACCCCGCGAACCTGCCGTAGAGCGTGCGGGCTGCCTTCCCTCTTCGCGAGCCGCACCGCCGGACCCCGGGGCCACCCTCCGCCCCCGGGCCGGTCTCCGCCCCCGGGCTGTTTTCCACCTCCTGTCCCCCGCTCTGGCCaatgggagggcagggaggacaaAGGAGGTGGGGCCTGCCCCGTCTCCTCCTCCGCATTGCCCCAGGGCCGGCCGCGGCCGCCGCAGCCGCGACTTTGAAGTAAGGGGGCGGGGTGCGGGGGCTGAGGGCGCCGATTGGCCCAGCGGGAGCGGGGCGTAGCTGATTGGAGGGGCGGGGTCATGGGGATTATTGGCTGAGCAGttgtgggtggagctgggtgagGAGAGAAGAGTGCTAGGGAGGAGGAGCTGGTGGGAGGGGCAACTGAGGAGGTGGGACTTATTCGAAAGAGCAATTCTCGTTGGACCGGGGAGGAGGCAAGGCTTATTCTAGGGGGAGGGGGGGTGTATAGGATAGTGGGCGGGGCAAATAAGAGGCGGAGTCAATTATAGCAACAGTGAACCCTCACCTCTGGGTCAGAAGAATTGGGGAATCATTGTAcaaatggggagactgaggctctaGAGGGTTCGAGTCTGAGGAAGAACAGGGTGGGCATGTCTCTCCCCCACCCTGCTGTCAGATCTTCGCGCCCATCAAGTTGGAGAGCTGCAAGGCCCCCTGGGAATTGAAGGCTTTCAGGGGTTGCTatggcgccgggggcggggcgggcgcttGGGCCATCTCGGCGGTTTGGCCAGGAGGAGGGGCTTTTCTGAGGCCCCGCCGCAGTCCCCGCCCCTGCCGGCATGCGGCCCGCCCGGAGTGCGCTCAGGCTGCGCCTGACCTTGGCCTTGGGCCTGGCACTCGTTGGCTCCATGGCTGTGGGTTGGGCCTCACCCCGGCCTCCCATCTATGTCAGCAGCTGGGCCGTACGGGTGTCCCAGGGTTACCAGGAAATCGAGCGCCTGGCGCGCAAATTCGGCTTCGTCAACCTGGGGCCGGTGGGTGGGACCCGGACTgacgggagggggcgggggctggaCGACCCCAGACCCCGGCAGATGAGAGGGTCCCTCGCTAGGTTCCCCAGATATCAAGGACCCCCCAACTCACTACTGCCTAGACCATCTCCAGATCCTGGGACCCTCAGAGGGCATCTGAAGCTCCCACCTGGGCACCTGGTTGGGGGAAACGTAAGGAAGGGGCGCTGGCCCCTGTCCTGGGAGGGGCTCCATCAGGGGAACCAGGTCCCAGCCATGCAGCTGCTCCCCTTTATTCCCAGATCTTCCCTGATGGGCAGTATTTCCATCTGCGGCACCGGGGCGTGGTCCAGCAGTCCCTGACCCCACACTGGGGCCACCGCCTGCGCCTGAAGAAAGACCCCAAGGTGAGCCTGGCCTTGAGGCTGCCCCCTGAGGGATGTCAGTACCTCTCGTTATTCTTGTAATTGTAATAAATGTCTGTGTGACCTTCGGCAAGTCACCAGCTCTCTCTGAGTCTTGGTGTCCATTTGGCCCCCTAGTCTATACAGTGGGGAGCCAAATGGGGAAGATCTGTGCACAGCACTCACCCCAGGGCAGGTGCACTGTCAGCAATTTCTTgtcacctccccttccctcctctatCTCACCCTGAAAGATCAAAGTTCCCAGGTACCCCATAAAGagactgggctgggggagggggggctgaCTGGCAAGGAGGCAAGAAGCATGACAGCTGGAAACCCCACCAGGAGCACTGGGACAGAGGGAAGTGGTTGGTTCGAGACGTGGTTTGCAGGACAGAGGCCAGggcttgctgatggattggatatgtGGGACAGAGAGAAATCAGGATCTGGAGCTGAGCAAACGGGGAGAAGATGGCTCTGATTGCTGAGATGGGGACGTGGGAACATGAACCAGGTTGGGCGGGTATTGGGAGCAGAAcaaggaaaagggggaaagggCAAAGGTCTGAGAAAGGGCGGCCTGGGGCAGGCAGAagggcatgtgcaaaggccctggggtgaggCAGCCACTGTGGCTGCAGCAGAGGAAGGCTGCTGGGGGCCAGACAGGCAGGGGGCCTTGTGGGCTTTGGAGAGGTGGTGTTCAGGTACGGGTTTCACAGAGAGGGTTCCACAGAGAGTAATGCTGCAGTGTGCCAAGAATGGGTTGTAGAGAGGCagcagggcagggctgctgggggaCAAGGGAGGAGGTGGGTGTGGCCATACAGGGGTGTCCTGCACCAGGGAGGGTGCGGTCGAGAGAAGTGAACACTGCAAGGGGATATGGGCATGTCTTGGGGAGAGGGATTCTAGAACAGGGATGGGGACGGGGGCAGGGTTGGGACCCCAGGAGCTGCAGCCACCCTGAATAGCAGCCACCACATGTCTGTGGGCCACAGGGGATGGGTGCTCAGAGGGCTTCAGTCCCCTCCGGAGGCAGAGCCCCAGGCACACGGGGACCCCCCAAGAGCAGCCCCAGCAAACACGGGGTCCCTGGCCCCATCACACACCATGTGGGCCCCAGGACAAGTAGGTGACAGCCCAGACACACTAAGCCTCAGCCCCACACCGCTGCCCCTTGGCAGATCCAGGGAAGAGGCCGACGCCAGACCCTGGAAGCAGATTTGGGTCCTTTGACCAGGAAATGGTGGAAGGGCTGAGGGGCAGGGCCCTCTAAAGCAGCCTGGTGTGAGGGCAGGAAgctgggaggagggtgggctGCTCGTGGGTCCAGCCCCTCCCATGGTGTGGTCTCCCCGCCCACAGGTGCAGTGGTTCCAGCAGCAGACGATGCAGCGGCGGGTGAAACGTTCCTTGGTGGTGCCCACGGACCCCTGGTTCTCCAAGCAGTGGTACATGGTGAGCTGGCTGGGCTAGGCGgcggggccaggccaggccagagcCCCACTGACCCCGGCCCTGCCTTGCACAGAACAAGGAGGTGCAGCCGGACCTGAACATCCTGCAGGTCTGGAGCCAGGGGCTGTCTGGCCAGGGCATCGTGGTCTCTGTCCTGGACGACGGCATCGAGAAGGACCACCCAGACCTCTGGGCCAACTATGTGAGCCtgtggggctggggcgggggctgcCCCAGGTCCCACGGCTGGTCGCAGCCCCTCATGTCTCCACCCTCCAGGACCCCCTAGCCAGCTACGACTTCAATGACTACGACCCGGACCCCCAGCCGCGATACACACCCAGCGATGAGAACCGGTGAGCCCGGCATCCCACAGGGCATGGGGGCAGCCCCCGCTACCCTACGAGGGGCCAAGGGGCTGTGACGGGCACCTGTCTCTGCCCTGGCGCCAGGCATGGGACCCGCTGTGCCGGGGAAGTGGCAGCGACGGCAAACAACAGGTTCTGTGGTGCTGGCGTCGCCTACAATGCCCGAATCGGAGGTACTCAGGCCAGGAGGGTGGCGGGGCGCCTTTCGGCCCCACACTAGCCACTGGGCCTTGTCAGGGCCCCCGGCTCAGGGTCGGGGAGAGCTGAACCCCCCACAGacacctccacccccagggcgGGGAGAGTGCGGGGCGCAGGCGGGGTGTTCACCGAGACCACCTGTGCAGGGGTGCGCATGCTGGACGGCACCATCACCGACGTGATCGAGGCCCAGTCGCTGAGCCTGCAGCCGCAGCACATCCACATCTACAGCGCCAGCTGGGGCCCCGAGGACGACGGCCGCACAGTGGACGGCCCGGGCATCCTCACCCAAGAGGCCTTCAGGCGCGGCGTGACCAAGGTGAGCTGGTATGGGGCACGGAGAGCCCGGGCCAGCATGNNNNNNNNNNNNNNNNNNNNNNNNNNNNNNNNNNNNNNNNNNNNNNNNNNNNNNNNNNNNNNNNNNNNNNNNNNNNNNNNNNNNNNNNNNNNNNNNNNNNNNNNNNNNNNNNNNNNNNNNNNNNNNNNNNNNNNNNNNNNNNNNNNNNNNNNNNNNNNNNNNNNNNNNNNNNNNNNNNNNNNNNNNNNNNNNNNNNNNNNNNNNNNNNNNNNNNNNNNNNNNNNNNNNNNNNNNNNNNNNNNNNNNNNNNNNNNNNNNNNNNNNNNNNNNNNNNNNNNNNNNNNNNNNNNNNNNNNNNNNNNNNNNNNNNNNNNNNNNNNNNNNNNNNNNNNNNNNNNNNNNNNNNNNNNNNNNNNNNNNNNNNNNNNNNNNNNNNNNNNNNNNNNNNNNNNNNNNNNNNNNNNNNNNNNNNNNNNNNNNNNNNNNNNNNNNNNNNNNNNNNNNNNNNNNNNNNNNNNNNNNNNNNNNNNNNNNNNNNNNNNNNNNNNNNNNNNNNNNNNCGTCCCTCTAGAGTGGACTCTcagccaccaccacctccccaccgCCATCCACATACCCCTATCCTCACCCCACTATTCGGGGACTCCAGGCCCCCCACAATTTCTGGGGTGAGGAAGGACATAAATGGGGTCCGGAGTCGGTGGACTTTGGTTTGAACTCGCCTTCCCTTCTGGGTGACCTTGGGGCATGCCTGTCCCTTtcgtgcctcggtttccccaccttGTAACAAGAGACTGTGGGAGACTCTTCCCTCTGAGTAACGGGGGCGGGGGTATGACGCTCTACCTCTCCTGGCTGTGaaccccgccccccaccctcgCAGTCCTGGTCGGGCCTGTGCACCTGGCAGGGGGCGACCCCCACTGTGCGCCCCGGGGACCCCCCCTGGGCCCCGACCCCGGCTGTGCGCCTGGCGGCCCGCGCCCTCCCTGGGCCCCGCGTGGCTCCGGCTCCGGCCGCCGCTAGGTGGAGCAAGGAGGCCGGTGGAGACGCGGCGCGGGTGGACCCGCGGTCCGGAGCTGCGGAGGCCCTGAGCGGACGCTGCTGGGTGGACGCCCGCGACCCCTCCGCGCTCGAGCCCCCCGCCTTGCAAACAGAGGCCCTGAAAGGGAAGCGCCGCCCGCGGAGCGGACAGCCTGCGAGGGGTAAGCGTGGGAGCAGAAGGGGCGGGGTCCAGAGCGCGCGCGGTGAGGACCCGGCCGACCTTGACCCCCGACCCCCTGACCCGGCCGCCGCGAGGATGCCGGTGTGTGAACCGGACGCCCAGTTCAGACTCGGCAGCTCCCAGCGAACGCCCGCAGCCTGGCAGCGGCGCGAGTAGGCGGctggggaggctgaggctgggTGCCCGCCGGCGTGCAGGGGCTGCGAGGGTCCTTTTGAGTTAGGGCGCTGCTGAGGCTGGGTGGGTCTTCTCAGGTCCTCAGgaccccctcctcacccccaggcAAGGACCCAGGttggcttctctgaggaggtggtgTTGCAGCTGAAACCTGGGGCATGAGGGATACTGGGCAGAGTGAGTGTCCTG from Physeter macrocephalus isolate SW-GA chromosome 2, ASM283717v5, whole genome shotgun sequence encodes the following:
- the REEP6 gene encoding receptor expression-enhancing protein 6 isoform X2: MDGLRQRFERFLEQRNLATEALGALEAKTGVDKRYLAAGAATLLSLYLLFGHGASLLCNLIGFAYPAYASIKAIESPSKDDDTVWLTYWVVYGLFGLAEFFSDLLLSWFPFYYVGKCAFLLFCMVPGPWNGAHMLYHRVIRPLFMKHHEAVDSIISDLSGRALDVAAGITRDTRASVTQLQKNR
- the REEP6 gene encoding receptor expression-enhancing protein 6 isoform X1 yields the protein MDGLRQRFERFLEQRNLATEALGALEAKTGVDKRYLAAGAATLLSLYLLFGHGASLLCNLIGFAYPAYASIKAIESPSKDDDTVWLTYWVVYGLFGLAEFFSDLLLSWFPFYYVGKCAFLLFCMVPGPWNGAHMLYHRVIRPLFMKHHEAVDSIISDLSGRALDVAAGITRDSACSQGEGCLSLRSLSVCLSPGSPCPTHLHSCLLSS
- the PCSK4 gene encoding proprotein convertase subtilisin/kexin type 4 — protein: MRPARSALRLRLTLALGLALVGSMAVGWASPRPPIYVSSWAVRVSQGYQEIERLARKFGFVNLGPIFPDGQYFHLRHRGVVQQSLTPHWGHRLRLKKDPKVQWFQQQTMQRRVKRSLVVPTDPWFSKQWYMNKEVQPDLNILQVWSQGLSGQGIVVSVLDDGIEKDHPDLWANYDPLASYDFNDYDPDPQPRYTPSDENRHGTRCAGEVAATANNRFCGAGVAYNARIGGVRMLDGTITDVIEAQSLSLQPQHIHIYSASWGPEDDGRTVDGPGILTQEAFRRGVTKSWSGLCTWQGATPTVRPGDPPWAPTPAVRLAARALPGPRVAPAPAAARWSKEAGGDAARVDPRSGAAEALSGRCWVDARDPSALEPPALQTEALKGKRRPRSGQPARGKRGSRRGGVQSARGEDPADLDPRPPDPAAARMPVCEPDAQFRLGSSQRTPAAWQRRE